From a region of the Hymenobacter sp. GOD-10R genome:
- a CDS encoding helix-turn-helix transcriptional regulator, producing MKKPAEAPRRFESLSDLHRALGLPKPLHPLISLVDNRDNQVAPQSFATPFSMNFYKIAYKPHLQGKFRYGQHFYDFEEGGLLFVSPNQVGAGHVTNGDHAGYTLLIHPDFLLPYPLAKHITHYGFFSYAANEALHLSDAEKTTIIAVFDLINGELNSRIDEFSQDVLIAQIELLLRYANRFYKRQFITRKAVSTDLLQRIEDVLTTYLSSDNLAHHGLPTVQYLASCVHFSPSYLSDTLRALTGQNAQQYIHQKLIEKAKEKLATTQLTVSEVAYELGFEHPQSFSKLFKLKTALSPLEFRRSFR from the coding sequence ATGAAAAAGCCCGCAGAAGCTCCTCGCCGGTTTGAATCACTCTCCGACTTGCATCGGGCATTAGGCTTGCCTAAGCCGCTGCACCCGCTGATCAGCTTAGTCGATAATCGGGACAATCAGGTGGCGCCCCAGTCCTTCGCGACGCCGTTCAGCATGAATTTTTATAAGATTGCCTACAAGCCCCATCTGCAAGGAAAATTCAGGTATGGACAACATTTTTACGATTTTGAGGAAGGCGGCCTCCTATTCGTTTCGCCGAACCAAGTAGGAGCGGGTCACGTGACCAATGGCGACCATGCAGGCTATACCCTGCTCATTCACCCGGATTTTCTCTTGCCCTATCCCCTAGCTAAGCATATTACGCACTATGGTTTTTTCTCCTATGCAGCCAATGAAGCCCTGCATCTTTCAGATGCGGAGAAAACCACTATTATAGCCGTTTTCGACCTTATCAACGGGGAGTTGAACAGCCGGATAGATGAGTTTAGCCAGGATGTGCTGATTGCCCAAATCGAGTTGCTTCTACGGTACGCCAACCGGTTTTACAAACGGCAGTTTATTACCCGCAAAGCCGTGAGCACCGACTTGTTGCAGCGAATAGAAGACGTGTTAACTACCTATCTGAGCAGCGATAACCTCGCGCATCACGGCCTGCCGACGGTGCAGTACTTAGCAAGTTGCGTTCATTTCTCGCCCAGTTATTTGAGTGATACGCTGCGCGCGCTGACCGGGCAAAATGCGCAGCAGTACATCCACCAGAAGCTCATCGAAAAAGCAAAGGAAAAATTAGCAACTACCCAGTTGACCGTCAGTGAAGTAGCCTATGAGCTAGGCTTCGAACACCCGCAATCTTTCAGCAAATTATTTAAACTAAAAACCGCTCTTTCCCCTTTGGAATTTCGGCGCTCCTTTCGGTAA
- a CDS encoding M23 family metallopeptidase, which translates to MKFYLQAISCLLLIELKGADSVPRALELHVPFAPAVVRIAGQPTLYYELLLTNPTADTLNVQKLRVVSEAHAAVAVLEGAALAARFGRTGQPSTSVLPGAAQVLYLEVELPAEASVKQLGHHLTYTYRQGVQKRVVHSRDAWLPLKQHRAPVLGPPLRGGPWAAVYEPSWERGHRRVRYTIDGQTRIPGRYAIDFIRLDRQGRYARADENVVGNWYGYGADVLAVRDGVVVATQNDFSESPTLAAHPAYSAAQATGNYIALDLGRQQTAFYEHLRPGSLRVRPGQHVKQGQVLAQVGFTGQTTGPHLHFHLADAPSALGAEGAAYSFARFTHLGTYLDFNQFGKRPWTAGGGSQPVLFVEERPAANSVIQFE; encoded by the coding sequence GTGAAGTTCTATCTGCAAGCGATTAGCTGTCTGTTACTCATCGAGTTGAAGGGCGCCGATTCTGTCCCGCGCGCGCTAGAGTTGCACGTGCCATTTGCGCCCGCCGTGGTGCGTATTGCCGGTCAGCCTACCCTGTACTACGAATTGCTGCTGACGAACCCAACCGCGGATACCCTAAACGTCCAGAAACTACGCGTCGTGAGTGAAGCCCACGCGGCGGTGGCCGTGTTGGAAGGAGCCGCTTTGGCTGCCCGCTTTGGCCGCACTGGCCAGCCTTCTACCAGCGTGCTCCCTGGCGCAGCCCAGGTCCTTTATCTCGAAGTGGAACTGCCTGCCGAGGCTTCGGTTAAGCAACTGGGTCATCACCTGACGTACACCTACCGCCAGGGAGTTCAAAAACGGGTGGTGCACAGCCGGGACGCGTGGCTACCCCTCAAGCAGCACCGCGCCCCCGTGCTCGGTCCGCCCCTGCGTGGGGGCCCTTGGGCGGCCGTATACGAGCCGTCGTGGGAGCGGGGACATCGCCGGGTACGCTATACCATTGATGGCCAAACGCGCATCCCCGGGCGCTACGCCATCGACTTTATCAGACTCGACCGGCAAGGCCGCTACGCCCGCGCCGACGAGAACGTGGTGGGCAACTGGTACGGCTACGGGGCTGACGTGCTGGCCGTGCGCGACGGCGTGGTGGTAGCGACGCAGAATGATTTTTCCGAAAGCCCAACGCTGGCCGCCCATCCCGCTTATTCGGCGGCGCAGGCAACTGGCAACTACATCGCCTTGGATCTGGGCCGGCAGCAGACGGCTTTTTACGAGCATCTGCGCCCCGGTAGCCTGCGCGTACGACCCGGCCAGCATGTCAAACAGGGTCAGGTGCTGGCGCAAGTCGGTTTCACGGGCCAGACGACCGGCCCGCACCTGCACTTTCACCTCGCCGATGCTCCTTCGGCGCTCGGCGCTGAAGGAGCAGCCTATTCCTTCGCCCGTTTCACTCACCTGGGGACTTATCTGGATTTTAATCAGTTTGGCAAGCGGCCCTGGACGGCTGGTGGCGGCTCTCAGCCCGTCTTGTTCGTCGAGGAACGACCAGCGGCCAATTCGGTAATCCAATTTGAATAG
- a CDS encoding serine hydrolase domain-containing protein, translating to MNKPLLASILAFASLGATAQVTTPAVDSLVKAYVAINKFNGTAVVVREGKIRYQKSYGYQNATAKRLNAPTSIFPIGSLTKSFTALVVLKLAEEHKLSLDNSVSQYIPDYPRGKDIQIRHLLTNTSGIYEKFRNRQFYEQLTSTRAFSTAERLAFFQQEPLDFEPGTKFSYSNSGFDLLGLIIEQVTGRSYAEAVRTYILSPLHMTHTGLGFAELQDAHKTKLYAYLSATKTVEVQPWNASLTYSSGGLYSSAEDLLKFYYGLSSFQIISPETFAQATTPFLGGYGYGWYIDQVQGERVIDHGGNIEGATSYFLLMPEHRIGIILLNNITSTSLEKLGTSLYAALRNKPYRVPQPKKAIYLPEAILAQYVGTFEVSGPV from the coding sequence ATGAACAAACCCCTGCTCGCCAGTATCCTGGCCTTTGCCAGTCTTGGCGCAACTGCCCAGGTCACTACGCCCGCGGTCGATAGCTTAGTCAAAGCCTATGTGGCCATTAACAAGTTTAATGGCACGGCGGTCGTTGTCCGCGAGGGGAAAATACGCTATCAAAAAAGCTATGGCTATCAGAATGCGACCGCTAAGCGCTTGAACGCTCCCACGAGCATTTTTCCCATTGGCTCCTTGACCAAGTCGTTTACGGCCTTGGTCGTCTTGAAACTAGCGGAGGAGCATAAGTTATCCCTCGACAATTCGGTTAGCCAGTATATTCCCGACTATCCCAGAGGAAAGGACATCCAAATCCGCCACCTGCTGACCAACACGAGCGGCATCTATGAGAAGTTTAGAAATCGACAGTTCTATGAGCAGCTCACGTCCACGCGCGCCTTCAGCACCGCCGAAAGACTGGCTTTCTTTCAACAGGAGCCTTTGGATTTTGAACCCGGCACCAAGTTTAGCTACTCCAACTCGGGCTTCGACTTGCTGGGCCTCATCATTGAACAAGTAACGGGGCGCTCCTATGCCGAGGCCGTGCGGACCTATATTCTGAGCCCCCTGCACATGACCCATACGGGGCTGGGTTTTGCGGAGCTACAGGACGCGCATAAAACCAAGCTGTACGCCTATTTATCGGCGACCAAAACGGTGGAAGTGCAGCCCTGGAATGCCAGCTTAACCTACTCCTCTGGCGGCCTCTATAGCTCCGCGGAAGACCTGCTTAAATTTTATTACGGGCTGAGTAGCTTCCAGATTATCTCGCCAGAAACCTTTGCCCAAGCCACTACGCCGTTCTTAGGCGGCTATGGGTATGGCTGGTATATCGATCAGGTACAGGGCGAGCGCGTCATTGACCACGGGGGAAACATAGAAGGGGCGACCAGCTATTTTTTGCTCATGCCGGAGCACCGCATTGGGATTATCCTGTTGAATAACATCACGTCCACCTCCCTGGAGAAACTAGGCACCTCCCTGTATGCCGCTTTGCGCAACAAGCCCTACCGTGTTCCCCAACCTAAAAAGGCTATTTACTTGCCTGAGGCTATTCTGGCGCAATATGTCGGCACCTTTGAAGTATCAGGCCCAGTCTAA
- a CDS encoding transposase produces the protein MEWTCPTQRPTAWPRSSTSTTPLLRWSRDDGQKKDASFFSHDYEKKSGTWPDKWRKYDATFKVEALRLASENRSTQAAAQQLGISPKLLYRWQQEQLVAEVGSAEVARDPEVR, from the coding sequence ATGGAATGGACGTGCCCGACCCAACGGCCGACGGCCTGGCCCCGGTCAAGTACATCGACCACGCCCTTATTGCGATGGTCTAGAGATGATGGACAGAAGAAGGACGCATCTTTCTTCAGTCATGACTACGAAAAAAAGAGTGGAACGTGGCCTGATAAATGGCGCAAGTACGACGCAACCTTCAAAGTGGAAGCCTTACGTCTCGCTTCGGAGAACCGCAGTACGCAAGCGGCGGCTCAGCAGTTAGGCATTAGTCCGAAGCTGCTTTATCGCTGGCAACAGGAGCAATTAGTAGCTGAAGTGGGCAGCGCAGAAGTGGCGCGCGACCCGGAAGTACGTTAA
- a CDS encoding nuclear transport factor 2 family protein has product MAPPSSDTHRLVSTYLQALTTRDIPALMTCFADRVDWGVPGARDLASWLGPRQQRAEIQQFFELLFAHTAPVDAQLEHLLVAGPVAIVTGTFASTLRQTGRLFTSPFFLLLTVAQGKIVRYRLLEDTHALVVALT; this is encoded by the coding sequence ATGGCTCCCCCTTCTTCCGATACCCACCGGTTAGTCAGCACCTACTTGCAGGCCCTCACTACCCGCGACATACCCGCTCTGATGACGTGCTTTGCCGACCGGGTGGACTGGGGCGTGCCAGGTGCCCGTGACTTAGCGTCGTGGCTGGGCCCCCGCCAGCAGCGCGCGGAAATTCAGCAGTTTTTTGAGTTGCTGTTTGCGCATACCGCGCCAGTGGATGCGCAACTGGAGCACTTGCTCGTGGCGGGTCCAGTGGCCATCGTTACCGGAACCTTTGCCAGCACCCTGAGGCAAACGGGCCGGTTGTTTACCTCCCCTTTCTTCCTCTTATTGACCGTGGCGCAGGGGAAAATAGTGCGCTACAGGCTGCTGGAAGACACCCATGCGCTGGTGGTAGCGCTAACGTAG
- a CDS encoding FG-GAP-like repeat-containing protein — protein MPTRLPSATFPRQHWGKPLPLLALGLSAQAQLTVTSTTPVRNRNLAPRATAVKLIYSQPLNAGSASNVRVYSAQRGGQLVRDGNVTASSSTVTVNPAMNFLPGERVFVTSPATVTSSAGVASQPYVYQFTTATTPASGTFASKADFNTGESPYSVALGDVNADGRLDIVTASRGDNSVSVLLGQANSSFAAKTHYSTGNSIRSAALGDVNGDGRLDIVTANFGPGTVSVLLGQAEGLFAARMDYPTGAGTNSVALGDVNGDGRLDLVTANISDNSVSVLLGQAQGTFAAKTDYPVGGEVQSAALGDVNDDGRLDIVTANESSSVSVLLSQAQGLFGARTDYPTGASTNSVALGDVNEDGRLDIVTANRDANSVSVLLSQAAGTFAAKTDYPTSGGGRGVALGDVDGDGRLDIVTANGSISGTVSVLLGQAQGTFAAKADYPAGTRPYGLALGDVNEDGRLDIVTANRDANSVSVLLGQVPLAPTLTSFSPLNGPVGTRVTIMGTGLNGATAVRFNGTAASSFIVNSATSLTAVVAAGSTTGPVSVTTPSGTATSTTNFTVLFAPVVTTTANPTTALEQTATVVDAGLTVTDADSPNLASATVTLSSGLVSSEDVLAFTPTAPISGGYTASTGVLTLTGTASVAQYRAVLRTVSYRNSSQTPTTSARTVSFVVSDGELSSTPATKQVQVQAVNGAPSVPTDSDPTLNTVAENAPTGTLVGLTVTATDADSPTLAYSLTNNAGGRFAINPTTGVVTVANDRLLDYETATSHAITVQASDGTLTSSASFTIQVTNINEVPVVANQAFSVPASSPAGTVVGTVVATDPDAGQTLTYSITAGNPAGAFSFVGNQLQVANAAVLTSTGTYALTVSVQDNGSPSLASTATITVTVTPVTQVLYRLHAGGPALNTSFGAFAADQFFSPSRTGANSGPIAGTTDDALYQTERFEGAFGYSLRVPNGTYQVVLHFAELYWTQPGQRVFDVRAENQLVLDNYDILKKVAPFTATTETFSVVVTDGVLNLDLSALESDGGRDAAKLSALEVLAPGAAQNRSTLASQALLATTSPGKLAARLEALPNPFSERVSLSFQLPQAEAYTLTVYDLAGRQLQQQTGMAVAAGERQQLTLTLGRYPIGVYLVRLTTPSGTQQVRVVKH, from the coding sequence ATGCCCACACGTCTACCTTCAGCTACCTTCCCCCGCCAGCACTGGGGCAAGCCTCTTCCTCTGCTGGCCCTGGGCTTGAGTGCTCAGGCTCAGCTCACCGTCACGAGCACCACCCCAGTGCGTAACCGCAACCTGGCGCCGCGCGCGACTGCCGTGAAGCTGATCTACAGCCAGCCCCTCAACGCAGGCTCCGCTAGCAACGTGCGCGTATACTCTGCTCAACGTGGCGGCCAACTCGTGCGTGACGGGAACGTCACGGCTAGCAGCAGCACCGTGACGGTGAACCCGGCCATGAACTTTCTGCCCGGCGAGCGGGTATTCGTCACCTCGCCCGCCACGGTAACCAGTTCCGCAGGGGTGGCCTCGCAGCCCTACGTCTACCAATTTACCACTGCTACTACGCCGGCCTCCGGCACCTTTGCTTCCAAGGCCGACTTTAACACCGGAGAAAGTCCTTATAGCGTGGCGTTGGGCGACGTCAATGCAGACGGCCGCTTGGATATCGTTACGGCTAGTAGAGGCGATAATTCGGTTTCGGTGCTACTTGGCCAGGCGAACAGCTCCTTTGCCGCCAAGACCCATTATAGCACGGGGAACAGCATCCGGAGCGCAGCACTGGGTGATGTGAACGGCGACGGCCGCCTGGATATTGTCACGGCTAATTTTGGCCCCGGCACGGTCTCGGTGCTATTGGGCCAAGCAGAGGGCCTTTTTGCAGCGCGCATGGACTATCCCACTGGGGCCGGGACCAACAGCGTCGCGCTAGGCGACGTGAACGGAGACGGCCGCTTGGACCTGGTCACCGCTAACATCAGCGACAACTCGGTCTCGGTGTTGTTGGGGCAAGCGCAGGGCACCTTCGCGGCCAAGACCGACTATCCTGTTGGTGGGGAGGTGCAAAGCGCCGCGCTAGGCGACGTCAATGACGACGGTCGTTTGGACATCGTCACGGCCAATGAGAGTAGCTCCGTCTCGGTGCTGCTAAGTCAGGCGCAGGGCCTCTTTGGAGCCAGGACCGACTATCCTACTGGAGCAAGCACCAACAGTGTGGCGTTAGGCGACGTCAATGAGGATGGCCGTTTAGATATTGTCACGGCTAACCGGGACGCTAACTCCGTCTCGGTGCTGCTGAGCCAGGCAGCGGGCACCTTCGCAGCAAAGACCGATTATCCCACAAGTGGGGGAGGGCGAGGTGTGGCGCTGGGCGACGTGGATGGCGACGGTCGTTTGGATATCGTCACAGCAAATGGGAGCATTTCGGGCACGGTCTCGGTGCTGCTGGGGCAAGCGCAGGGCACCTTCGCGGCGAAGGCCGACTATCCCGCTGGCACTCGTCCTTACGGCTTAGCGCTAGGCGACGTCAATGAGGATGGCCGTTTAGATATTGTCACGGCTAACCGGGACGCTAACTCCGTCTCAGTACTGCTAGGCCAGGTCCCACTAGCGCCCACCCTCACCAGCTTCTCGCCCCTGAACGGACCGGTGGGCACCCGCGTCACGATCATGGGTACTGGCCTGAACGGCGCCACGGCGGTGCGCTTCAACGGCACGGCGGCCAGCTCGTTCATCGTCAACTCGGCCACCAGCCTGACGGCGGTGGTAGCGGCGGGCAGCACGACGGGCCCAGTGAGTGTAACTACGCCCAGCGGAACGGCTACCAGTACGACCAATTTCACCGTACTGTTCGCGCCGGTGGTGACGACCACGGCCAACCCGACCACGGCGTTGGAGCAGACTGCCACCGTGGTCGATGCAGGCCTGACCGTCACCGACGCCGACAGTCCAAATCTAGCCTCTGCTACCGTGACCCTCAGCAGCGGGCTGGTCAGCAGCGAGGACGTGCTGGCGTTTACGCCTACGGCCCCGATCAGCGGCGGCTACACAGCCAGCACCGGCGTGCTCACGCTCACCGGCACGGCATCCGTGGCCCAGTACCGAGCTGTACTGCGCACGGTGAGCTACCGCAACAGTTCTCAGACGCCTACGACTAGCGCGCGCACGGTGAGCTTCGTGGTGAGCGACGGGGAGCTGAGCAGTACCCCAGCCACCAAGCAAGTGCAAGTGCAGGCCGTGAATGGTGCCCCCTCGGTACCCACCGACAGTGATCCGACCCTCAACACGGTCGCCGAAAATGCGCCCACTGGCACGCTGGTGGGCCTAACTGTGACGGCGACCGATGCCGATAGCCCGACCCTAGCCTATTCGCTGACCAACAACGCCGGCGGGCGCTTTGCTATCAACCCCACCACGGGCGTGGTCACGGTGGCCAATGACCGCTTGCTGGACTACGAAACGGCTACATCTCACGCCATCACCGTACAAGCCTCGGATGGCACGCTTACCAGTTCCGCCAGCTTCACGATTCAAGTCACCAACATCAACGAGGTCCCAGTAGTGGCCAATCAGGCCTTCTCAGTGCCGGCTAGTTCCCCAGCGGGTACCGTGGTCGGCACGGTGGTAGCCACCGACCCCGATGCGGGCCAGACGCTGACCTATTCGATTACGGCCGGTAATCCGGCGGGGGCCTTCTCTTTCGTGGGCAATCAACTGCAAGTGGCCAACGCCGCGGTACTCACCAGCACGGGCACCTATGCGCTGACGGTCAGCGTACAGGACAACGGCAGCCCGAGTCTGGCGAGCACCGCCACCATCACCGTCACCGTGACGCCCGTTACCCAGGTGCTCTACCGCCTCCACGCGGGCGGCCCGGCCTTGAACACGAGCTTTGGTGCCTTTGCCGCCGACCAGTTCTTCTCTCCTAGCCGCACCGGGGCCAACTCCGGGCCCATTGCCGGCACCACCGATGATGCCTTGTACCAGACGGAACGCTTCGAAGGCGCCTTTGGCTACAGTTTGCGCGTGCCTAATGGCACCTACCAAGTCGTGCTGCACTTTGCCGAACTCTACTGGACCCAGCCGGGACAACGTGTTTTTGATGTGCGGGCGGAAAACCAACTCGTCTTGGACAACTACGACATCCTGAAGAAAGTGGCCCCGTTTACGGCCACCACCGAGACCTTCTCGGTGGTGGTGACGGATGGCGTACTCAACCTAGACTTGTCGGCCCTCGAGAGCGACGGCGGCCGCGACGCGGCCAAGCTCTCGGCCCTGGAGGTGCTGGCCCCCGGCGCGGCGCAGAATCGCTCGACGCTGGCCAGCCAAGCGCTACTGGCCACCACGAGCCCGGGTAAGCTCGCCGCGCGCCTCGAAGCCCTGCCCAACCCCTTCTCCGAACGGGTCAGTCTGAGCTTCCAGCTCCCGCAAGCTGAAGCCTATACGCTCACCGTGTATGATCTGGCCGGGCGGCAGCTGCAGCAGCAAACGGGCATGGCCGTGGCGGCGGGTGAGCGCCAGCAGCTCACCCTGACCCTAGGCCGCTATCCAATCGGGGTATATCTGGTGCGCCTGACCACGCCCTCGGGTACGCAACAAGTGCGCGTCGTGAAGCACTAA
- a CDS encoding integrase core domain-containing protein, translating to MRAQLKRAEQELHRCSRKIDGWDVRDTMPEDLVSEALRWALAVRWPPAGLIVHSDLGSQYTATRFKALLAHHGARQSMSRPGNCYDNAHAESFWSRFKAEPLDGGRFPGLAEAKLEISHHIAYYNAEHRHSALGYVAPNHFETQLQTTSQLCPA from the coding sequence TTGCGTGCCCAACTGAAGCGGGCCGAGCAAGAGTTGCACCGCTGCTCGCGTAAAATCGACGGTTGGGACGTGCGTGACACGATGCCCGAGGACCTAGTCAGTGAAGCCTTGCGGTGGGCACTAGCTGTGCGGTGGCCCCCGGCCGGGCTCATTGTGCATTCTGACTTGGGCAGCCAGTACACGGCCACCCGCTTCAAGGCCCTACTGGCCCACCACGGGGCCCGGCAAAGCATGAGCCGGCCAGGCAACTGCTACGACAACGCCCATGCCGAATCCTTTTGGAGCCGCTTCAAGGCTGAACCGCTCGACGGCGGCCGCTTCCCTGGCCTAGCCGAAGCCAAGCTCGAAATCAGCCACCACATCGCCTATTACAATGCCGAACACCGGCATTCGGCGCTTGGTTATGTCGCTCCCAACCACTTCGAAACCCAATTGCAAACCACGTCTCAACTCTGTCCGGCTTAG
- a CDS encoding carboxypeptidase-like regulatory domain-containing protein — MKLHASPFHPITGDLLPAYRDAYLRGDLSSKNTDAVDAYIKANSQQADATLRRFYELKGKGHEVQAVGWVQRQFDLIRTEPQRFRQRAAAMVVGTALVGSAVFAGSSRPITTEATSPLASTTMAAAETEGSASLLRVATVRGRILDEEGKPLVGATVLQKGSFYGVSTDAKGEYLLRVPANQPVTLQYGYGGYTDEEVQVKGGTTENMTLVPRTKAAKVKKHRWFIF; from the coding sequence ATGAAACTCCACGCCTCCCCTTTCCACCCCATTACCGGTGATCTGCTCCCCGCCTACCGCGACGCGTACTTGCGCGGGGACCTCTCCAGCAAAAATACCGACGCCGTCGATGCCTACATCAAAGCCAACAGCCAGCAAGCCGATGCCACACTGCGCCGCTTCTATGAGCTGAAGGGCAAAGGACATGAGGTACAAGCTGTCGGCTGGGTACAACGCCAATTTGATCTGATCCGCACCGAGCCCCAGCGTTTCCGCCAGCGGGCCGCAGCGATGGTCGTGGGTACCGCCCTGGTGGGCAGCGCCGTGTTTGCCGGCTCGAGCCGCCCCATCACCACGGAGGCTACGTCTCCCCTCGCTTCAACGACGATGGCCGCAGCCGAGACCGAAGGTTCTGCGAGCCTGCTGCGTGTGGCCACGGTACGCGGCCGTATCCTGGACGAAGAAGGTAAGCCGCTGGTGGGCGCTACCGTGCTGCAGAAAGGCAGCTTCTACGGCGTGAGCACCGATGCCAAGGGCGAATACCTGCTACGTGTACCGGCGAATCAGCCCGTGACGCTGCAATACGGCTACGGTGGCTACACCGATGAAGAAGTACAGGTGAAGGGGGGCACCACCGAAAACATGACCCTAGTACCGCGCACGAAAGCGGCGAAAGTGAAAAAGCACCGCTGGTTCATCTTCTAA
- a CDS encoding DUF4287 domain-containing protein, whose translation MSFQAYIDNIKAKTGKSLDDFRQLAEAKGFLQDGQLVASIKATVITNWLKEEFELGHGHAMAIYASFKGKTE comes from the coding sequence ATGTCTTTTCAAGCCTACATCGACAACATTAAAGCTAAAACGGGCAAAAGCCTTGATGACTTCAGGCAACTCGCGGAAGCAAAAGGATTCTTACAGGATGGGCAGCTAGTTGCTTCCATTAAGGCAACGGTCATCACGAATTGGCTCAAGGAAGAGTTTGAACTGGGGCATGGGCATGCCATGGCCATTTACGCCAGCTTTAAGGGCAAGACGGAATAA
- a CDS encoding amidohydrolase family protein, producing MCTASFSRLLLRLAFLALTTGCGRLPAPGTVSSRGGATTHPVVAITHVNVIPLTAGGHVLPNVTVLIRNDRIAALNGPLPAGTKRIDGRGKWLMPGLIDMHVHVPTDTHFGPPSPTHAATLFLHTQDIMTPYVANGVTTIVDLNSRAEHFGQRNEIARGDVIGPRLALAALINGGEGPGRIATTAADGRQAVRSAKAEGYELIKVYSQLNSETFQAIVDEADKQGLRTIGHIPNAFRGKLAHAFVPHFGMVAHAEEFSKQATAFSDQEAQQFAQLARANGTWLSPTLTTSHQILRQTRSLDELRASSELQYVHPLFQSKWLTANNYNRNTSPERIAYWEKLVSFHVRLVQAFRAAGVPLVVGTDTGTSGVIAGFAVHDELEFLAAAGLTAEEVLAAATRLPAAWLGLGQEIGTIEVGKRADLVLLTANPLDDVRNTRAIAGVFVNGRWLKRPTLDAMLAKLSKRYTAMKGHYDWQQTSGR from the coding sequence ATGTGCACCGCCTCGTTTTCTCGTCTTTTGCTTCGCCTGGCTTTTCTCGCGTTGACGACCGGGTGCGGGCGCCTACCAGCCCCCGGCACCGTCTCGTCGCGCGGCGGCGCCACTACCCATCCCGTGGTGGCGATCACCCACGTGAACGTCATCCCCCTCACTGCTGGAGGACACGTGTTGCCGAATGTGACAGTCTTGATCAGGAATGATCGGATTGCCGCGCTCAATGGGCCGCTTCCGGCCGGCACGAAGCGCATTGACGGGCGGGGCAAATGGCTGATGCCCGGGCTGATCGACATGCATGTGCACGTGCCAACGGATACGCATTTTGGTCCTCCCAGTCCCACCCACGCCGCTACCCTGTTCTTGCATACCCAGGATATCATGACGCCTTATGTCGCCAATGGCGTGACGACCATCGTGGATCTTAATTCGCGGGCAGAGCATTTTGGGCAACGAAACGAAATCGCCCGCGGGGACGTCATCGGGCCGCGCCTGGCGCTCGCCGCCTTGATCAATGGCGGGGAGGGCCCCGGTCGCATTGCCACTACGGCGGCGGATGGACGACAAGCCGTTCGCAGCGCCAAAGCCGAGGGGTATGAGCTCATCAAGGTGTATTCGCAACTCAACAGCGAGACGTTCCAAGCCATTGTGGACGAAGCAGACAAGCAAGGGCTTCGCACGATAGGGCACATTCCCAACGCTTTTCGGGGAAAGTTAGCCCACGCTTTTGTCCCGCACTTCGGCATGGTGGCGCACGCGGAGGAGTTTTCCAAACAAGCCACGGCCTTCAGCGACCAAGAGGCGCAGCAGTTCGCGCAACTCGCGCGCGCCAATGGGACATGGCTATCCCCAACCTTGACGACTAGCCACCAGATTCTGCGCCAAACCCGCTCCTTGGACGAACTGCGCGCGTCTTCAGAATTGCAATACGTCCACCCACTTTTCCAAAGTAAGTGGTTAACGGCGAATAACTACAACCGCAACACCTCACCCGAACGGATCGCCTATTGGGAGAAACTCGTTTCGTTTCACGTCCGGTTGGTGCAGGCGTTTCGGGCCGCGGGGGTGCCCCTGGTCGTGGGAACCGACACCGGCACGTCGGGGGTCATCGCGGGCTTTGCCGTGCACGACGAACTGGAGTTCTTAGCGGCCGCGGGCCTGACGGCCGAAGAAGTCTTAGCTGCCGCGACGCGACTGCCCGCGGCGTGGCTCGGGCTGGGCCAGGAAATCGGCACCATCGAGGTGGGCAAACGGGCGGACCTGGTATTACTAACTGCTAATCCGCTAGATGACGTGCGAAATACGCGTGCGATTGCGGGCGTTTTCGTCAACGGTCGTTGGCTTAAGCGCCCCACCCTCGACGCAATGCTGGCGAAGCTCTCCAAACGCTATACAGCGATGAAAGGACACTATGACTGGCAGCAAACCAGTGGTCGCTAA